A section of the Gloeobacter violaceus PCC 7421 genome encodes:
- a CDS encoding type IV toxin-antitoxin system AbiEi family antitoxin domain-containing protein has translation MNSVKSCKSLESCLPEGQVVDRAWLEARGFDRPRVDSYLRSEALQRVAQGAYRRPGPPLKWEHIVYSLQGLGYAVHVGGRSALELQGLAHYLPMRGVQRIALYGDKVPTWLEKLDAPYRFEHHRPKLFAKIPEHAVTTRSFGHWDWPVRYSTPELALLELLAEVSDEADFQVADKFFESAATLRPDLIRALLLACTNVKAKRLFLWFAARHSHAWQQALDTQGVDLGSGKRMIVKGGAFDKCFEITVPREMADGAEQPFF, from the coding sequence ATGAACAGTGTCAAGTCCTGTAAATCCCTTGAAAGCTGCCTACCGGAGGGGCAGGTTGTCGATCGCGCCTGGCTGGAGGCAAGGGGATTCGACCGCCCACGGGTGGATAGTTATTTGCGATCCGAGGCATTGCAGAGGGTGGCGCAGGGAGCCTATCGAAGGCCCGGGCCACCGCTCAAGTGGGAGCATATCGTCTACTCCCTGCAGGGGTTGGGGTACGCGGTGCACGTGGGTGGGCGTAGCGCACTGGAACTGCAAGGGCTGGCCCATTACCTACCCATGCGGGGCGTGCAACGGATCGCATTATACGGGGACAAGGTACCCACCTGGCTGGAGAAGCTGGATGCTCCATATCGGTTCGAGCACCACCGGCCGAAGCTGTTTGCCAAGATACCTGAGCACGCCGTGACTACCCGATCCTTTGGGCACTGGGACTGGCCTGTCCGCTACAGCACACCGGAACTGGCGTTGTTGGAGCTGCTGGCCGAGGTAAGCGATGAGGCGGACTTTCAGGTGGCGGACAAATTCTTCGAGTCGGCGGCTACCCTGCGGCCCGACTTGATCCGGGCATTGTTGCTGGCCTGCACCAATGTAAAGGCCAAACGGCTCTTTCTCTGGTTCGCTGCCCGTCACAGCCATGCCTGGCAGCAAGCGCTCGATACCCAGGGTGTGGACCTGGGAAGCGGCAAGCGCATGATTGTCAAAGGCGGTGCATTCGACAAGTGCTTTGAAATCACGGTGCCGAGAGAGATGGCGGATGGAGCCGAACAACCCTTTTTCTAG